The Thermus tengchongensis genome segment TGAAAGGACCCCGGATTACGGTGAAGCGCCGCACCCGGGTGGGCAGGGGCACGGGACCCGAGACCTGGGCCCCGGAGCGCCGGGCGGCCTCCACGATCTTCTGGGCCGAGGCGTCCAGGGTCTTGTGGTCAAAGCCCCGTAGCTTGATGCGGATCTTGGGCATGCTTCACCTCACTCCAGGATCTTGGTGACCACGCCGGCGCCCACGGTC includes the following:
- the rpsJ gene encoding 30S ribosomal protein S10, producing MPKIRIKLRGFDHKTLDASAQKIVEAARRSGAQVSGPVPLPTRVRRFTVIRGPFKHKDSREHFELRTHHRLVDILNPNRKTIESLMSLDLPTGVEIEIKTVGGGK